A stretch of Vigna angularis cultivar LongXiaoDou No.4 chromosome 4, ASM1680809v1, whole genome shotgun sequence DNA encodes these proteins:
- the LOC108331310 gene encoding mitochondrial carrier protein MTM1 — translation MASEKIERTAIEMNNEDTNLRERSSLPPSQKAFKTQNLGITERTFSAAGAAFFSVIIANPLDVAKTRLQAQAAGVPYSHPLSNMTSRMACFGPNMMFADLRCSPSCHRAGIQGTVSICPPECFRYKGTLDVIYKIIHQEGVAKLWRGTNAGLALAVPTVGIYLPCYDILRNWLEDFTEKNAPTTVPYVPLAAGSLARSLACATCYPIELARTRMQAFKVTEIDKKPPGVFQTLLGVMSHVKSTNNPQSNLRGYRLLWTGMGAQLARDVPFSAICWSTLEPTRRKLLSFVRHDEANVFSVLGANFGAGFVAGTLAAGVTCPLDVAKTRRQIEKDHMKALKMTTRQTLMDVWRDGGLKGLFAGFGPRVCRLGPSVGLVISFYEVVKFGLHHYNTSS, via the exons ATGGCTTCGGAGAAAATCGAGCGAACTGCAATTGAAATGAACAATGAGGATACAAATTTGAGGGAACGTTCTTCTCTTCCTCCATCGCAAAAAGCATTCAAAACTCAAAATTTGGGAATCACAGAACGAACATTCTCTGCTGCAGGCGCCGCCTTCTTTTCAGTCATCATTGCCAATCCTCTCGATGTTGCCAAG ACAAGGTTGCAAGCACAAGCAGCAGGGGTTCCATATTCTCATCCACTCAGTAATATGACCAGTAGAATGGCTTGTTTTGGCCCAAATATG ATGTTTGCTGATTTAAGGTGTTCTCCATCATGCCACCGGGCTGGAATCCAAGGAACAGTGTCCATCTGTCCTCCTGAGTGCTTTCGCTACAAAGGAACATTGGATGTCATCTACAAAATTATACATCAG GAGGGAGTTGCTAAGCTGTGGAGAGGCACAAATGCTGGCCTGGCTCTTGCAGTACCAACT GTAGGAATTTACCTTCCTTGCTATGATATATTACGCAATTGGTTGGAGGATTTCACAGAAAAAAATGCTCCAACTACAGTTCCTTATGTACCATTAGCGGCTGGTTCATTGGCGCGCTCTCTAGCTTGTGCAACTTGCTATCCTATTGAACTTGCTAGAACTCGTATGCAG GCATTTAAAGTGACTGAAATTGATAAAAAGCCTCCTGGAGTGTTTCAGACCCTGCTTGGTGTTATGTCGCATGTCAAAAGCACAAATAATCCACAAAGTAATT TGAGAGGTTATCGTCTTTTGTGGACTGGCATGGGAGCTCAACTTGCTCGTGATGTACCCTTCTCTGCCATTTGTTGGTCCACACTTGAACCA ACTAGAAGGAAACTTCTTAGTTTTGTTAGACACGATGAGGCTAATGTGTTTAGTGTTCTTGGAGCAAATTTCGGAGCTGGCTTTGTTGCTGGAACTTTAGCAGCTGGAGTTACATGTCCTTTAGATGTTGCAAAGACTCGAAGACAGATAGAG AAGGATCATATGAAGGCATTGAAAATGACGACGAGACAAACATTAATGGATGTGTGGAG aGATGGAGGCTTGAAAGGATTGTTTGCAGGTTTTGGTCCACGAGTTTGTCGATTAGGGCCTTCTGTTGGATTAGTGATTTCGTTTTACGAAGTTGTCAAGTTTGGTCTTCATCACTACAACACATCATCATGA
- the LOC108331235 gene encoding uncharacterized protein LOC108331235 codes for MTYPFSDFKYSDGLTVVGISFCTAIVCEAISWVLIYWTNSYKNLRSSIDKASKKLETMKTDINKINIKKSKTKKIDRVETSLKESSRDLSLFKFKSGGVVALVLFVVFGLLNSLFEGKVVAKLPFKPFGLIMKMSHRGLQGNDPTDCSMAFLYFLCSISIRTNLQKFLGFAPPRGASVGLFPMPDPKTS; via the coding sequence ATGACATATCCTTTCTCAGATTTCAAGTACTCTGATGGCCTCACTGTAGTTGGTATCTCCTTCTGCACAGCTATTGTTTGTGAGGCTATCTCATGGGTTCTTATCTATTGGACCAATTCTTACAAAAATCTTCGGTCCTCCATTGACAAGGCCTCCAAGAAACTTGAGACCATGAAGACAGACATCAATAAAATCAACATCAAGAAGTCCAAGACCAAAAAGATTGATCGTGTTGAGACAAGCCTCAAAGAATCGAGTCGTGATCTGTCTCTCTTCAAGTTCAAGTCTGGGGGTGTGGTGGCTTTGGTTCTCTTTGTAGTCTTTGGATTGCTGAATTCACTCTTCGAAGGCAAGGTAGTTGCCAAATTGCCCTTCAAACCTTTTGGGCTTATTATGAAGATGAGCCATCGAGGGTTGCAGGGTAATGATCCCACTGATTGTTCCATGGCATTTCTGTACTTCTTGTGTTCCATTAGCATCAGAACAAATTTGCAGAAGTTCTTGGGTTTTGCACCGCCCAGAGGTGCAAGTGTTGGCCTCTTTCCCATGCCTGATCCAAAGACCAGTTGA
- the LOC108330802 gene encoding uncharacterized protein LOC108330802: MEVVRERLKEDKEMSNLNVVSSNMSESCRCDELVERSKKDEMRCAELEFKLKKKDEHCEALEAKLRALEGEVEVLRVSSEGRKEKKVGNVKDGEVNTVIDLTDDSEIEQLLIENSVLECEKKKYKSEAEVWKDRYWKLESWASQLKPESGCYYHEENGKKEESGVIRTGGSSHLEPIMDSRVLSVGRVKRKMTFEIEERPSKMMALSAPFVAKSASVFATDILDSDDEPNIPQHPFLDSEGSGDIFVTSCFPGENEKISSSYAKNNEEDRNSGEDLPFVVTPKRKRNCNVVSSESENDNDDVPISKLKRMHIQEVRPDEVRCDTNNFVAASASAVDKVIGTVTPRQRIMPLRKLAKKSQEGRTAYTSSRAKHQQCNLKNAAADDDESQEDLSDCEDECMSDFIVDDFDELSSGDASSKSQDASDGDVNSDSCNSQDVPDNHTSDTRDVSDEDIDFSKILSQIQRKKDHMEWEFEADMLADFGKDSELCMKAVCALYQQQTSEEQMSRGTLYTNQRGFSKFDANRGSTLAEYLTHGDPRGGLKKSLKELQEHDPKAVELCRTFAIRYSKQLYHIYINKENPFFP; the protein is encoded by the exons ATGGAGGTTGTTAGAGAGAGACtgaaagaagataaagaaatgTCAAACCTCAATGTTGTCAGCAGTAACATGTCAGAAAGTTGTAGGTGTGATGAATTGGTAGAGAGAAGCAAGAAAGATGAAATGAGGTGTGCCGAGTTAGAATTTAAGCTTAAGAAGAAAGATGAGCATTGTGAAGCACTTGAGGCTAAACTCAGGGCACTTGAAGGTGAGGTGGAAGTTTTGAGGGTGTCTAGTGAAGGGCGTAAGGAGAAAAAAGTTGGCAATGTAAAAGATGGAGAAGTGAACACGGTTATTGATTTGACAGATGATAGTGAGATTGAACAACTATTGATTGAAAACAGTGTTTTGGAATGTGAGAAGAAAAAGTATAAGAGTGAGGCTGAGGTCTGGAAAGACAGGTACTGGAAACTGGAATCATGGGCCTCACAGTTGAAGCCGGAAAGTGGCTGTTATTACCATGAAGAAAATGGAAAGAAGGAGGAAAGTGGTGTGATTAGGACTGGTGGTAGTTCGCATCTAGAACCAATTATGGATTCTAGAGTGCTAAGTGTTGGGAGAGTTAAAAGGAAAATGACATTTGAGATTGAAGAGAGACCCAGCAAAATGATGGCTCTATCTGCACCCTTTGTTGCAAAATCTGCTTCTGTTTTTGCAACTGATATCCTTGACAGTGATGATGAACCCAATATTCCCCAACACCCTTTCCTAGATAGTGAGGGTAGCGGAGATATTTTTGTAACATCGTGTTTTCCTGGAGAAAATGAGAAGATTTCTAGCAGTTATGCCAAAAACAATGAGGAAGATAGGAATTCTGGTGAAGATTTACCTTTTGTGGTAACACCTAAGAGGAAACGAAATTGTAATGTTGTCTCAAGTGAGTCAGAAAATGACAATGATGATGTGCCGATTAGTAAATTAAAGAGGATGCATATTCAGGAAGTAAGACCTGATGAAGTCAGATGTGACACAAATAACTTTGTAGCTGCTTCTGCTTCAGCAGTCGACAAGGTTATCGGGACTGTAACACCTAGGCAGCGTATAATGCCACTCAGAAAATTGGCCAAAAAAAGTCAAGAAGGTAGAACAGCGTATACATCTAGTAGGGCCAAACATCAACAATGTAATCTGAAAAATGCTGctgctgatgatgatgagtcACAAGAGGATTTGTCTGACTGTGAAGATGAATGCATGAGTGATTTTATTGTTGACGATTTTGATGAGTTGTCTTCTGGTGATGCATCAAGCAAATCACAAGATGCATCTGATGGGGATGTGAACTCTGATTCCTGTAACTCACAAGATGTACCAGATAATCACACGAGTGATACAAGAGATGTATCTGATGAGGACATAGACTTCAGTAAGATATTATCACAAATTCAGAGGAAGAAAGATCACATGGAGTGGGAATTTGAGGCTGATATGCTTGCAGATTTTGGCAAAGATTCTGAATTGTGTATGAAGGCTGTGTGTGCTCTCTATCAACAGCAAACTTCTGAGGAACAGATGAGCAGGGGAACATTGTATACTAACCAGCGAGGATTCAGCAAGTTTGATGCTAACAG AGGGAGCACTTTGGCCGAGTACCTCACTCATGGAGATCCTCGTGGTGGTTTGAAGAAGTCTCTCAAGGAATTGCAAGAACATGACCCCAAAGCAGTTGAACTATGCAGAACCTTTGCCATTCGCTACTCAAAGCAGCTATACCATATCTACATAAACAAAGAGAACCCTTTCTTTCCTTAA